One window from the genome of Oryza glaberrima chromosome 3, OglaRS2, whole genome shotgun sequence encodes:
- the LOC127765686 gene encoding cell division protein FtsZ homolog 2-1, chloroplastic-like, which produces MMAAPQLPCCTRLAPPCPGKAAAEARTLARSRFRCCAGAARPRSFQKKDSFLDLHPEVTLLRGGDEAAVVATRKGSPNGSPLEGLGAPPDHGDYDGAKIKVVGVGGGGSNAVNRMIESSMNGVEFWIVNTDVQAIRMSPVLPQNRLQIGQELTRGLGAGGNPDIGMNAAKESVESIQEALYGADMVFVTAGMGGGTGTGGAPVIAGIAKSMGILTVGIVTTPFSFEGRRRAVQAQEGIAALRNSVDTLIVIPNDKLLSAVSPNTPVTEAFNLADDILRQGIRGISDIITVPGLVNVDFADVRAIMQNAGSSLMGIGTATGKSRARDAALNAIQSPLLDIGIERATGIVWNITGGADMTLFEVNSAAEIIYDLVDPNANLIFGAVIDPSLNGQVSITLIATGFKRQDEPEGRTTKGGQQTQGDNGRRPSSAEGSMIEIPEFLRRRGPSRFPRV; this is translated from the exons ATGATGGCGGCGCCGCAGCTACCGTGCTGCACTCGCCTCGCTCCGCCGTGTcccgggaaggcggcggcggaggcaagaACCCTGGCACGTTCACGGTTCAGGTGCTGTGCGGGCGCCGCGAGGCCTCGCTCGTTCCAGAAGAAAGACTCCTTCCTGGACCTCCACCCTGAGGTGaccctcctccgcggcggcgacgaggcggccgtcgtcgccacgAGGAAGGGGTCTCCGAACGGGAGCCCGCTGGAGGGGCTGGGCGCGCCGCCGGATCACGGCGATTACGACGGGGCCAAGATCAAGGTCGTCGGGGTCGGCGGAGGAGGCTCCAATGCCGTCAACAGGATGATTGAGAGCTCCATGAACGGCGTCGAGTTCTGGATTGTGAATACCGATGTGCAGGCGATAAGGATGTCGCCGGTCCTTCCGCAGAACAGGTTGCAGATTGGGCAGGAGCTGACTCGGGGTCTAGGCGCAGGTGGAAACCCTGACATTGGGATGAATGCGGCGAAAGAAAGTGTCGAGTCCATTCAGGAAGCTCTTTACGGTGCTGATATGGTTTTTGTCACG GCTGGGATGGGTGGAGGCACTGGAACTGGAGGTGCCCCTGTAATCGCTGGAATTGCCAAGTCCATGGGTATACTGACAGTTGGCATCGTGACGACACCATTCTCATTTGAAGGGAGGAGACGGGCAGTTCAGGCTCAAGAAGGAATAGCAGCCTTGAGAAATAGTGTGGACACCCTCATTGTCATCCCAAATGACAAGCTGTTGTCTGCTGTTTCTCCAAATACTCCAGTAACCGAAGCATTCAACTTGGCTGATGATATTCTTCGACAAGGAATTCGTGGTATCTCTGATATTATCACG GTTCCTGGGTTGGTTAATGTTGATTTTGCTGATGTTCGAGCCATCATGCAAAATGCAGGCTCATCCTTGATGGGTATTGGAACGGCTACAG GGAAGTCAAGAGCAAGAGATGCTGCTCTTAATGCCATTCAGTCACCACTGCTAGACATTGGAATTGAAAGAGCTACAGGCATTGTGTGGAATATCACTGGGGGAGCtgatatgactttgtttgag GTGAACTCTGCTGCTGAGATCATCTATGACCTTGTTGATCCAAATGCTAATCTGATATTTGGTGCTGTCATAGACCCATCACTCAATGGCCAA GTGAGCATAACCTTGATTGCCACTGGCTTCAAACGTCAAGATGAACCAGAAGGTCGCACCACAAAG GGTGGCCAACAAACGCAAGGAGACAATGGTCGACGCCCATCCTCTGCAGAAGGCAGCATGATTGAGATTCCTGAGTTCCTTCGGAGGAGAGGACCTTCTCGCTTCCCGCGAGTCTGA
- the LOC127765688 gene encoding protein WHAT'S THIS FACTOR 9, mitochondrial-like produces MRALLPRLPRRPGPELRVPARGLLEARVPWVRDRALDHVVERERHLVPFLLAKDALLSAAPPPHAVPLHSLPSTIPFPFRPLRFLRLYPSAFALSPHPVAVSPTPRLAGIHSAEAQVLDSTRADAADRLLRLLMLAPARALPLHLVARLRLDLGLAPDFPRSLLPNYPDYFALSRDGALLELVCYRKDLAVSAMQSYAQRTGGYKVGDAVPFPLSFPRGFELDKKVRKWLDDWQRLPYISPYEDGSHLTPRSDITEKRTAAVLHEVLSLTVGKKMEKEVLVKLGEALRLPPGFRKVLARHPGIFYLSHKLRTQTVVLRESFRRHMLVDKHPMMGIRYQYLHLMHMGQEEAGKCKGKGRKTVRGEQMIGEEFGAEGENDDEEDEEYDDEEEEEDMEAGVASGDEDSDDDDDDDDDEEGEKEDMEAGVASGDEDSDDEDADDTDHAAKG; encoded by the coding sequence ATGCGCGCCCTCCTGCcgcggctgccgcggcggccggggccggAGCTGCGCGTCCCGGCGAGGGGGCTCCTGGAGGCGCGGGTGCCGTGGGTGCGGGACCGGGCGCTGGACCACGTGGTGGAGCGGGAGCGCCACCTGGTGCCGTTCCTGCTCGCCAAGGACGCGCTcctctcggcggcgccgccgccgcacgccgtgcCGCTCCACTCGCTGCCGTCCACCATCCCGTTCCCGTTCCGCCCGCTTCGCTTCCTCCGGCTCTACCCGTCCGCCTTCGCGCTCTCGCCGCACCCCGTCGCCGTCTCCCCGACGCCCCGCCTCGCGGGGATCCACTCCGCGGAGGCGCAGGTGCTCGACTCcacccgcgccgacgccgccgaccgcctcctGCGCCTCCTCATGCTGGCCCCGgcccgcgcgctcccgctccacctcgtcgcccgcctccgcctcgaccTCGGCCTCGCCCCCGACTTCCCCCGGTCGCTCCTCCCCAACTATCCGGACTACTTCGCGCTCTCCCGCGACGGCGCCCTCCTCGAGCTCGTCTGCTACCGGAAGGACCTTGCCGTGTCGGCGATGCAGTCCTACGCGCAGCGCACCGGCGGGTACAAGGTCGGCGACGCGGTCCCCTTCCCGCTCTCGTTCCCGCGAGGGTTCGAGCTCGACAAGAAGGTGCGCAAGTGGCTCGACGACTGGCAGAGGCTGCCATACATCTCGCCGTACGAGGATGGCTCACACCTGACACCGAGGAGCGACATCACGGAGAAGAGGACCGCGGCGGTGCTGCACGAGGTGCTGAGCCTCACCGtggggaagaagatggagaaggAGGTGCTGGTGAAGCTCGGCGAGGCCCTGCGGCTGCCGCCGGGGTTCAGGAAGGTGTTGGCGAGGCACCCGGGGATCTTCTACTTATCTCACAAGCTGAGGACGCAGACGGTGGTGCTCCGGGAGTCATTCCGGCGGCATATGCTGGTCGACAAGCACCCGATGATGGGGATAAGGTATCAGTACCTGCATTTGATGCATATGGGGCAGGAGGAGGCCGGGAAGTGCAAGGGCAAGGGTCGGAAGACAGTTCGCGGCGAGCAGATGATAGGGGAGGAGTTTGGTGCAGAGGGCGAGAATGACGATGAAGAAGACGAAGAgtatgatgatgaggaggaggaggaagacatgGAAGCTGGTGTTGCTTCTGGAGATGAGGAcagcgatgatgatgatgatgatgatgatgatgaggaaggTGAGAAGGAAGATATGGAAGCTGGTGTTGCTTCTGGAGATGAGGACAGTGATGATGAGGATGCGGATGATACCGATCACGCCGCAAAGGGATAG
- the LOC127765685 gene encoding probable cyclic nucleotide-gated ion channel 6: MSYASGGGGGGERATKRSAFHIDYGGGVSLRRLAQPEALARGMITQGSAQLRTLGRSLRTGAAMAVVFQEDLKNTSRKIFDPQDRLLVRLNRSFVVSCIVSIAVDPVFFYAPQVTANGGNLCVGISRDLAISASVVRTVVDLFFAARIVLQFRTAYIAPSSRVFGRGELVIDTAQIAARYFRRFFAADLLSVLPLPQIVIWKFLHRSKGAAVLSTKDALLIIVFLQYIPRVVRIYPLSSELKRTSGAFAESAYAGAAYYLLWYMLASHIVGASWYLLSIERVSDCWKKACNEFPGCNKIYMYCGNDHQKGFLEWRTITRQYINETCEPRDGVMPFNYGIYTPAVRSDVIKSNDFTSKLLYCLWWGLANLSTLGQGLQTSIYTGEALFSIFLATFGLILMAMLIGNIQTYLQSMTVRLEEMRVKRRDSEQWMHHRLLPQELRERVRRYDAYKWVNTRGVDEEALVANLPKDLRRDIKRHLCLGLVRRVPLFANMDERLLDAICERLRPALYTERTFIIREGDPVDQMLFIIRGCLESITTDGGRSGFFNRSLLEESDFCGEELLTWALDPKAGLSLPSSTRTVRALSEVEAFALHSDELKFVAGQFRRMHSKQVQHTFRFYSQQWRTWAATYIQAAWRRHLKRRAAELRRREEEEEEAAAIRSSTGLKTTMLVSRFAANAMRGVHRQRSRRADEVLMMPMPKPSEPDFGADY; the protein is encoded by the exons ATGTCGTACGcgtccggtggcggcggcggcggggagcgggcGACGAAGCGGTCGGCGTTCCACATCGACTATGGGGGTGGCGTGTCACTGCGGCGGCTGGCGCAGCCGGAGGCCCTGGCGCGCGGGATGATCACGCAGGGGTCGGCGCAGCTGCGGACGCTGGGGCGGTCGCTGCGGACgggggcggccatggcggtggtgTTCCAGGAGGACCTGAAGAACACCTCCCGCAAGATCTTCGACCCGCAGGACCGGCTGCTGGTGCGCCTGAACCGCAGCTTCGTGGTCTCCTGCATCGTCTccatcgccgtcgacccggtGTTCTTCTACGCGCCCCAGgtgacggcgaacggcggcaaCCTGTGCGTGGGGATCAGCCGCGACCTGGCCATCTCCGCCAGCGTCGTGCGCACCGTCGTGGACCTCTTCTTCGCGGCGCGGATCGTGCTCCAGTTCCGGACCGCCTACATCGCGCCGTCGTCCCGCGTATTCGGCCGCGGCGAGCTCGTCATCGACACCGCCCAGATCGCCGCCCGGTACTTCCGGCGGTtcttcgccgccgacctcctctcCGTGCTCCCGCTCCCGCAGATCGTGATCTGGAAGTTCCTCCACCGGTCCAAGGGCGCCGCCGTGCTGTCCACCAAGGACGCGCTCCtcatcatcgtcttcctccAGTACATCCCCCGCGTCGTCCGCATCTACCCTCTCTCCTCCGAGCTCAAGCGCACCAGCGGCGCCTTCGCCGAGTCCGcctacgccggcgccgcctacTATCTCCTCTGGTACATGCTCGCCAGCCAC ATCGTGGGGGCATCGTGGTACTTGCTGTCGATCGAGAGGGTGAGCGATTGCTGGAAGAAGGCGTGCAACGAGTTCCCGGGATGCAACAAGATCTACATGTACTGCGGCAACGACCACCAAAAAGGGTTCCTCGAGTGGCGAACCATCACGCGGCAGTACATCAACGAGACGTGCGAGCCTAGGGACGGCGTCATGCCCTTCAACTACGGCATCTACACGCCGGCCGTTAGGTCCGACGTCATCAAGTCCAACGACTTCACCTCCAAGCTCCTCTACTGCCTCTGGTGGGGCCTTGCCAACCTCAG CACGCTGGGGCAAGGGCTGCAGACGAGCATATACACGGGGGAGGCGCTGTTCTCGATATTCCTGGCGACGTTCGGGCTGATCCTGATGGCGATGCTGATCGGCAACATCCAGACGTACCTGCAGTCGATGACGGTGAGGCTGGAGGAGATGCGGGTGAAGCGGCGCGACTCGGAGCAGTGGatgcaccaccgcctcctcccccagGAGCTCCGGGAGCGCGTCCGCCGCTACGACGCCTACAAGTGGGTCAACACCCGGGGCGTCGACGAGGAGGCCCTCGTCGCCAACCTCCCCAAGGACCTCCGCCGCGACATCAAGCGCCACCTCTGCCTCGGCCTCGTCCGCCGCGTCCCGCTCTTCGCCAACATGGACGAGCGCCTCCTCGACGCCATCTGCGAGCGCCTCCGCCCCGCCCTCTACACCGAGCGCACCTTCATCATCCGCGAGGGCGACCCCGTCGACCAGATGCTCTTCATCATCCGCGGCTGCCTCGAGAGCATCACCACCGACGGCGGCCGCTCCGGCTTCTTCAACCGCAGCCTCCTCGAGGAGAGCGACTTCTGCGGCGAGGAGCTCCTCACCTGGGCGCTCGACCCCAAGGCcggcctctccctcccctcctccacccgcaCCGTCAGGGCCCTCTCCGAGGTCGAGGCCTTCGCCCTCCACTCCGACGAGCTCAAGTTCGTGGCGGGGCAGTTCCGCCGGATGCACAGCAAGCAGGTGCAGCACACCTTCCGGTTCTACTCCCAGCAGTGGCGGACGTGGGCGGCCACCTACATCCAGGCCGCCTGGAGGCGCCACCTCAAGCGGAGGGCGGCGGAGctgcggcggagggaggaggaggaggaggaggccgccgcgatCCGCTCGTCGACGGGGCTCAAGACCACCATGCTGGTGTCGCGCTTCGCCGCCAACGCCATGCGCGGCGTCCACCGGCAGCGATCCAGGCGGGCCGACGAGGTCCTCATGATGCCCATGCCCAAGCCCTCCGAGCCTGATTTCGGCGCCGATTACTGA
- the LOC127765689 gene encoding uncharacterized protein LOC127765689, which yields MGFVTAAADAVVALLSLTMAVAAPLFDAQVVLPRGLYPAPLVGIHRWFAAEFGHYLVADPPPFFRGLVWLDLAFLWPVCVANLYGILARRPWSAATSIMAGVYVLTYMSAIFGEMLGSGRTTPKLIQLYVPFALAAVTAVLRGFCSCSAQATAVASHAPTARKKRL from the exons ATGGGCTtcgtcacggcggcggccgacgcggtGGTGGCGCTGCTCTCCTTgaccatggcggtggcggcgccgctgtTCGACGCCCAGGTCGTCCTCCCTCGCGGCCTCTACCCGGCGCCGCTCGTCGGCATCCACCGGTGGTTCGCCGCCGAGTTCGGCCACTACCTCGTCGCCGACCCGCCGCCCTTCTTCCGCGGCCTCGTTTGGCTCGACCTCGCCTTCCTCTGGCCGGTCTGCGTCGCCAACCTCTACGGCATCCTCGCGCGCCGCCCCTggtccgccgccacctccatcaTGGCGGGCGTCTACGTGCTCACCTACATG TCTGCAATCTTCGGAGAGATGCTGGGCTCAGGAAGAACAACACCGAAGCTGATTCAGCTGTACGTTCCATTCGCTCTGGCTGCTGTAACTGCAGTTCTGCGTGGTTTCTGCTCATGCTCAGCACAGGCTACTGCTGTTGCATCTCATGCCCCAACTGCTCGGAAGAAAAGGCTCTAG